The sequence TCTTGTAATTGCtctagattttattttctttacttcCTAAATGATACATGTTACTCACTTACACATTCGTCATTCACAATTTATAAATGGCAGCTTAACTTTAGTATTTATGAATTGAGATCAATACATTAGCAATCAAAACACTCACCTTTCTATTTCAATACATcatgcttccctcctcctcccccaactttCGCCCGCGATGTCTGAACAGTAGTCGAAGTTTACAGAGCTCTCTCCCAGATGGCTGCTTTAAGAGGGAATATATGTGTAGAGACTGTAGTCCTAGTTTCGGTACTAAAACATTACTCCAGGAAAAGAAAGGGGTGACAGAGCACGCCAGGTGCTTCTAAATATTGGTAATACTTGGATGCAAAAGAATCTTCTTGTGGTCCAGAATCATTTGCAGAAGTGCCGAAATTGCCTATTCTAGTTGTTTACCACCGCATTGGCTTCCATAGGTACCATACAGCATTCGGACAAAGGTTCCTTTGTGCCTGATAAGATTTATATTTTGGTCATCTTGTGAAACCTGCCTACTGTGGTTAGGGTGGGGCCCGATTTCTAATGAAATGTTTAACGGACCTGCGGAGAGGGCAGATATATTTGATTATCGCCTCTTGAGACACTTATTGATCAGTATGTGCTGGAAAAATTATAATATTCGGGATATCTGTCATGCATTACTACATTAGTGCGTTTCAAATAATTGTTTATCAAGTGGCAACTCAAATGTTTTTACCGAAGGCAGGGGAGTTGGGTAAAGATCGCTGCCTACCCGCCGGTATCACAGAAGATATACAAGACCAGCAGCTGGATCACACGGCACATTCTCCCATTCCCACAGTGAAGCATTCTAACCGTACTCAGGGATTTACGTGGAGAACCTGTTGGGAATCTGGGATCTATGTCATCTATGCAAATTTCATCCCGTCATACGCCGCTACTACAGTTTGTTTAATGTCTGACATATGGGAAGTATTGGTCCTAATTTTTCTCTATTTCCAGCGATCACCGAAGACTCCTTAATATTTctacaaaaaaatttaaaaatgccaGAGAAACACTGCAGTGTGTAGAAATGAGAGACTGCAATTTACAAGCAACAAGCCCTTCTCACATTGTTAGTCTCCAATCTAACCGATCTAATCAATGACACCAAAGCACTGGGGATTCAAGCACCGCCTCCCCAAGCCTTTCCACTGATTCTCATTGGCGGCCAGGTTCGGAGGCAGGTTCTTTTCCTCAGCACGGATTGGCTGGCAGGGAATCAGTATCAATGTTTAAGCAGCGGCGTGAGGTGAATAGAGTCAGTCGGCAagaggcactgggagagagcgATGGGGCTGAGAACCCAGCAAATGCTGCAGTAAGGGAGGGGGGGAGCTATAAGAGACAGTGTTCCAACTGTTGAATTTTCGCAAATCTCCACTTACCTACGGACGGCTTGTACTGTGgatctgttttctctgaaatCGACATCTCTTTTGCATACGGTCTGGTTAACGTTGGCTAATGCCTTACTGAAAGGTGCCACCCTTCAATGAGACCGagagaagaatttttaaaaatccctctaCAACAGACTGCAGAATTAACTATGTACAGTGGCTCCGGACTcaaataaaggagaaaaaaacagcACAGAACTGAGACTTGGAACTAGAGCTGTGGGCATTTCAATGGGAACCTGTGCTTTCCCCCCCCGTTAATGTGCAAGATCTCTGGGTGTTTCACACATAACACTGAGGAAAGGTGGCTAAAAAACACTCAGCAAAGCAGGAGACAGACGCGCCTCTGTGCCCGTGAGTGGATAACAGCCTTGTTTTCCTGATCCCCAGTCTCCCGGAGAAAGAGGTATAGTAAAAGTGCAGCTGGATCCGACACcctcctctttcttcccctctctcttttttccttcaAAACATGAATCTGATTTCTCTGTCTATAGCGTGAGTCAGAAAAGCGTTAGGAAGAAGCTGCAACTAATGTCTGTGAAGGGAGGAACATGAGGCGATAGTGAATGTGATTTGTTCTGCTGGATCTGACTCATCCAGCAGATTGAAACACCTGCATTTCTGGATGTGTCAATCATTTCTTTTCGGCTGTTAAAAGAACCTGAAATAAAATTTAACACTCCCCCCATATATACCTATACATAATATCACTGGGGAGGTAAATCATCCCTGGTGAACGCATCTGGCATTGCAGCCGCTCTTTCCCCATACACCAAGATGCACAGAAAGACTATTACAGCTTGAAAAGACTGCAAAATGCATCACACCAAACACtgaattgtatttgttttattccAAAAGAATTGTCGATCAAAATATTTGCCTCTTTTATTCATCGCCAAGATTCCCCCTCCCCTAAATGAAGAGGACTAGGAGGCAGTGTCATTGGAAGGAGATGCTGAATAGAAAGAAAAGAGAGGCACTTGACAGCTCAGCCTTGTGAATGCAGAGACTGTTTCCCTTTTAGCGAGAGActaagagagtgtgtgtgtggtgggttgcttttatttttttgttcctCCTCgccctctttttttaaatcagtgcatCCAGCCATGGGTTGCCTGTTGATTTCCTCTCGAGTAGAGAGAAAAGCAAACTGGAATTAAACTGCATCGAAAAGTGCGgctccacagacacacacacacacgcagtgtGAGTGAGAAAGAGAGGATGTGGTGGTGGCGGCGGCTACTGGCCTGTCTTAAAGAAACCCAAGTGTGCATTTGATTGAGCACAGCctgtgatttaaaacaaaacaaaaccaaaaaaaacccacatctaTCGCTAGTGGTGACGAGCAGCTGGTGGGTTtcttaatccccccccccccaaaaaaaaaagaaaagaaaagaagagagggaGGCTAGTGGCGCGGGTAGAGAAAGGAAACTACAAATCCGGACACTAGTTTTCACACTGCaatttccctcccctctttttgTTGTTCGGCAAGGAAAGAGTGAGCGTGGAGGAGCCGGCGAGGGGGAAATACCGATGGCAGCGAGATGCAGTTCTCCGCCGCAAGCAATGCAAGATTAGATCTCTAAATGCAGCAAAACACTCCCTGAAAACCAACAACCCCGCGGTGCAATCAGACATTTCACTGCCTCTCACTGCACACGGAGCGGGCTTCTACACAGGCGAGAGACTCTttttacccccctcccccgctatCTCCCCCTCCTACCCACCCTCCACTCCATCAGTCGCATCACAAGCAATGAGTAGCAAATAAGCGTTTTCTGTTTACGGTCCTGCTTCCCAACAGCCAACTCCTttttctatatatatttttttaaatttcttggaCTGATCTGGAAAACCACCACTGCCACCGATCATTTTTTATACTCTTTGTAAATCGGCGgatattaaaggggaaaaaaatcaaacaaccATTCGGATCCGTCTAAAGAAAAAGgtatatttttattctcctcctcctcctcctccagctgaagTTGGGCAGCCTAAGTAACTGTGCGGGGATTGTGTGGCCGCAGAAGCGCTTGATTTGAGGCTGCTTTTCTCTCGCTCTCTCGCCCCTCCCTGCGAGCTACATGCTCCATTTGCTGCCCCGCATCCTGTGTCTCTGCAGATGTTTTAGAGCAACAGGTTCAGCAACTTAAAACACAGGGGTGGGGAGCGGGAACGGAAGAAGGGAGCGGGAAGAAGGCGGCGGAggaagagggggcaggggccacCCCGGTGCTGCCGCAGCTGCCACCACCCCCTGGCTCGGGGATGTACCTTTCCATTTGTTGCTTCTTCTTCTGCTGGGCTCCTGCCCTGACTCTGAAGAACCTGAATTATTCGGTGCcggaggagcagggggcgggcACGGTGATCGGGAACATCGGCAGGGATGCCCGGCTGCAAGCGGGGGCGGGCGGGCCGGCgccggcgccgccgccgccggcggaGCGGGGAGGCGGCCGGGGAGCCAAGTCGACGTTCCGCGTGCTGGAGAACTCGGCGCCGCACCTGCTGGACGTGGACGGCGAGAGCGGGCTGCTCTACACCAAGCAGCGCATCGACCGCGAGGCGCTGTGCCGCCGCAGCGCCAAGTGCCAGCTCTCGCTGGAGGTCTTCGCCAACGACCAGGAGATCTGCATGATCAAGGTGGAGATCCAGGACCTGAACGACAACGCGCCCGCCTTCCCCTCCGACCAGGTGGACATGGACATCTCGGAGAACGCGGCGCCGGGCACCCGCTTCCCCCTCACCAGCGCCCACGACCCGGACGCCGGCGACAACGGGCTGCGCACGTACCTGCTCACCCGCGACGACTACGGCCTCTTCTCGCTGGACGTCAAGTCGCGGGGCGACGGCACCAAGTTCCCGGAGCTGGTGATCCAGAAGCCGCTGGACCGCGAGGAGCAGAGCCACCACACGCTGGTGCTGACGGCGCTGGACGGCGGCGACCCGCCCCGCTCGGGCACGGTGCAGCTCAACGTGCGCCTCATCGACTCCAACGACAACAGCCCCGTCTTCGAGGCGGCCTCGTACGTGGTGGAGCTGCCGGAGAACGCGCCGCTGGGCACCGCCGTCATCGACCTCAACGCCACCGACGCGGACGAGGGCACCAACGGCGAGGTGCTGTACTCCTTCAGCGGCTACGCGCCCGAGCGCGTCCGCGACCTCTTCAGCATCGACCCGCAGAGCGGCCTCATCCGCGTCAAGAGCAACCTGGACTACGAGGAGAGCGGCCTCATCGAGATCGACGTGCAGGCCCGCGACCTGGGGCCCAACCCCATCCCCGCCCACTGCAAGGTCACCGTGCGCCTCATCGACCGCAACGACAACGCGCCCGCCATCGGCTTCGTCTCCGTCCGCCAGGGGGCGCTCAGCGAGGCCGCCCCGCCGGGCACCGTCATCGCCCTGGTGCGGGTCACCGACCGCGACTCCGGCAAGAACGGGCAGCTGCAGTGCCGGGTGCTGGGCGGCGGCGGGGCGGGCGCTGTGCCCTTCGCCCTGGAGGAGAACTCCGACAACTTCTACACGGTGGTGACCGACCGGCCGCTGGACCGCGAGGCGCAGGACGAGTACAACGTGACCATCCTGGCCCGGGACGGGGGCAGCCCCCCGCTCAACTCTACCAAGTCCTTCTCGGTGCGGATCCTGGACGAGAACGACAACCCGCCCCGCTTCAGCAAGAGCCTCTACGTGCTGCAGGTGCCTGAGAACAACATCCCTGGCGAGTACCTGGGCTCCGTGCTGGCCCAGGACCCAGACCTGGGCCAGAATGGGACTGTGTCCTACTCCATCCTGCCCGGGCACGTGGGCGACGTCTCCATCTACACCTACGTCTCCGTCAACCCCACCAATGGCGCCATCTATGCCCTGCGGAGCTTCAACTACGAGCAAACCAAGCACTTTGAGTTCCGCGTGCTGGCCAAGGACTCAGGCTCGCCCCATCGTGAGAGCAACGCCACAGTGCGTGTCACGGTGCTCGACGTCAACGACAACGCGCCCCTCATTGTTCTGCCTGCCCTCATCAATGACACTGCGGAGCTCCAGGTGCCACGCAACGCTGGCGTGGGCTACCCCGTGGGCACCGTGCATGCCCTGGACAGTGACTTTGGGGAGAGCGGACGCCTCACGTACGAGATTGTCGAAGGCAATGAGGAGCACCTCTTTGAGATGGACCCCACCAGTGGTGAGATACGCACTTTGCATCCATACTGGGAAGAACTCAGTCCCGTGGCTGAATTGGTGGTCAAGGTCAGTGACCATGGCAAGCCCAGCCTCTCAGCCGTGGCTAAGCTGATTGTCAGGGCCTTGGCTGGACCACTGCCCGAAGCTGGTGAGCCACAGGTGAATGGTGAGCAGCATCGGCGACCACACTGGGACCTGTCGCTGCCCTTGATTGTGACCTTGAGTACCGTCTCCATCATCCTACTAGCTGCCATGATCACCATTGCTGTGAAGTGCAAGCGGGAGAACAAGGAGATCCGCACCTACAATTGCCGCATCGCCGAGTACAGccatccccagctgggaggagggggcggcagcagcgggggaggaggaggaggcagcggTGGCGGGGGTAAGGGCAAGAAGAAGAAGATCAGTAAGAATGACATCATGCTGGTGCCCAGTGAGGGGGAGGACAGCAGGGGCCCCCTCAATGTCATGAACGTAGTGAGCAGCCCATCCTTGGCCACCTCACCCATGTACTTTGACTACCAGACCCGTCTGCCCCTCAGCTCACCCAGGTCCGAGGTGATGTATCTGAAACCCGCCTCCAACAACCTGACTGTGCCCCAGGGACATGTGGGCTGCCATACCAGCTTCACAGGGCAAGGAACTAACGCCAGCGAGGCTCCCCCGAGCCGGATGTCCATAATTCAGGTAGGAGACTTTTAGAATAACCTGGACCTCACTTTAGACTCTGGTTTAAACTTTACAGTTTGTCTGCAGTGAAACCTGTTGTAAGGCACCAACAAAAATCAGTCACTTCAGGGAGGTGGACTTATTAAAATAAAGGTGTGCAGATCATACTTGAGGGATCTGATTCTGTTCTCATGCTGGtgtcaccagtgtaaatcaaaaGTTATTCCACTGAcataaatggagttacaccagtctAAAGCTGGTCTATGTGAGAACACAGTCAAGCTTAATATGTTTGGTATACTTTGGGGGTAGTCTCCTAAAACAGGAACTGCCTAATAAAGGTGAGAGAGaccaggtaggtgaggtaatatcttatattggaccagcttctgtgggtGAAGAAGACAatctttcaagctacacagagctcttcttcaagtctgggaaaggcaaactcacccaccttgtctctctcataacctgggaccaacatggctacaacaacactgcaaacaactatTAAAGGTTGTCTCTTCCACAGGTTTCACTGAACTTTTGTTTGGGGCGGAGATGGGGTGGGATATTTGAAGAAGTTATGTCTGCTGCTGTAACCAACAGGACATTGCAGAAACTGTACACACTAAGGACACACTTTTTTTTCCCGAGGAAATCTATTGCAACAGTGAATATAGCCTTCCAATCCTGTATGTAATATGGACTATTTCCAAAATgtatgcttttaatttttttattttccttttttgaccatatatacatatattttttatCTTTGACACAGAACAGTATAATTTGGGGCCCCAttacttctttttcttctctgaaaACAATAAAACTTTCAGTCTTGGAAAGTTCGCTTAGTTAACTAGATTAAAATGTAAGTGATagttccttcttccctccccaatGTTAACAAACCTCAAATCCTATTGTAAATCAACAGAATGACTAGTCAGATTTCCAGTAGCCTGAATCAGTATTGACTATTGCTTTATAGTGAAAGACTTGCATGCTCTGTTGTTTTTTTATCAAAGctcatttttgaaaaatgcagTAGTGGGCCACATTCTGCCTTCAGTAACACTCAtcacccattgactttcatgtatgtcagtggtggcagaatttgggccattgGATTGAGTTTAATGTTTAATTAACAGAACAACTTAATACATAGTGTGCGGTTTGAAGTTCAAACACAGAAGATGTTTCTGGAGCAGTGGGCTTATACCATGAAattgagggcagaatctggccctaattgATCTAATTTAAAGTATTCCTTGATTAGTGTGGCTTAATGTTCAAATGTTACAGGTATGCTCCAAAGAAATTTTTAGAGTTTTCATTGAATGCAGGCTCTGGGTAATGACTATTAAATATATCTGAAGTGTCATATCTGTTTTGTCCTGTGGTTCTCCTAATATGCTGTTCTGAGTCATAGGGGAATGAGCTGAGTGTATCAAAAGTGACACAGACTCATTTTATGTTGCCAGCTAATGAGAAAAAGTTGCACTGTAGACACTTAATATATCAAAAAGAAATTCGTAATGCATTTGAGGCTTCATATGATGCAGTTTTGTGAACACCAAATTTACTAGTTTCCAGTGGCATCTAATATTCTCAAGGGAGGTAGCCAATAATTGATCTACTATAGCTCTATATTTTAATAACTGCAGAAAAAATGCCATGTGTACAAGGTCACTGCAAACTATTCCTCAACCCACTGTTGAGTTGTGTCACAGAAACAATTTCATTTTATGCTTATCATGAATTTGTGTTACTATCAATTAGGTGGTTGAGTAATATTCAAAATCAgaaattaattttaacaaaaagtGACACTTCAGGAGCAATATTAGGTTAGGGCAATACTGAAAATAATTTGAATATAATTCATGCTTTAAAAGACAAATAACTTTCAATGACTCTTGTTTAagtcatgtaatttttttttactataaaatGAAGTTGTTAAAAtacaaaaattctttttttttccaagtgacAAGTGTAATACTTTCTAAAACACAGAAAATTATATTCTCTTGCAACCATGTAATGTTTATATAAAGCAATTAATACATGTATTGATGCTACCCAATAGTAAAGATTCAACTGTAGTGTAAGATCTCAGTCGTAAATattattccttttttaaagtgTTCACTGTATCatatcagtcatgattttttttttagatttataTAAAACTGAAAGAGGAATTTCCTCTCGTaaaaaaaggtgtgttgtggTTTCTGTGAAAGTTTTGCTGTGATGACTGTGGAAAATCTTAACCGTAATTCCTGATAGCATGAACCTGTATACCTAATATTTAACTTTCTGTTTTCCTGAGTATCGGCACACAGTATTTTGGAGCAAGGTGATGCAGCTAGTGAGCTAAGAAACACTCATCTTTCGTTTATGGAAAGCTGGATCAAATTTAGTTTAGGTCACAAGTGGACCTGAATTTAATAGTCACAATATAATCATAAAACAAATATGCAGTTTGACGTAGTTGTTGGGCCTTGTTCAGGATAGGCCCAAGTTTATAGTATCAGGAGTTTGTATTAAGAGAACTCTGTGGAAAAAATTGCATGTCTTCACCAAAGGCTACAGATTTTACATGCCACAGAAatgaaattttatattttcttgccttctttctctccccatccccaaattAAGTATTATATATAAACTCTGCATTTAAAATCAGGAAGCACATGCtactttgggtctgattctgcacttCAGTGAAGCtctcattggagtcagtgggagttttccatGAGCAAAGAGTGGAGGATCAGGCTCTCTCCCTAGTAGAATATCTACTTCTAGGAAAATAACCTATGCTGTGAGGAAGCAAAAGAGGTAGCCAGTAAAAGGAAGAACTAGTTTCTAAACATCAGggtttctcagacgttcttgttaaaccctggatttgtgctggaaatggcccaccttgattatcatacacattgtaaggagagtgatcactttagataagctattaccagcaggagagtggggtggggggagagaaaaccttttgaagtgataaacacccattttttcatggtctgtgtgtataaaacatcctcactgcattttccactttatgcatccgatgaagtgagctgtagctcacgaaagcttatgctcaaataaattggttagtctctaaggtgccacaagtactccttttcttttatcagggttATTGTCCACCTTCATTAACTAGTGAAAAATGCACAATTTGCTCATTGCTTCAAGTAGGTGAAAGCTAAGCTATTTTATAAGTATTTTCTCTAGTGAATATTCAGTTTAGTTTTTTTAATACATATGTATGGTGGAACCACATTAATCTCCTACTTTCTAATTTACACAACAGAACagctctctttctcttcctgtttCTCAGCAAGGATTTAATAGAGTTCTCTCGTGAGGTTCTAATAAGATTTTGTATGTTTACAAAATATACTACATTATATTACATCACATACACTACCaaaaatgtataaataattaagtaGAGACTACAGTTGTCTAAtcaataagggccagattttccctTTCTTACCTTTGTACTCTGAAGTTATTCCCAGACTAAAGTCAATAGGTCAGATTGTGATATCCTTATCCATGTGCATAGCATCATATCTCACCTATAATCCCATCAGAGTTGATGGATACCTGGAAAAAGGTACTActtagaatctggcccaatgagaATACTTGCCATGCAAAGTACTGCTCAGTATGAATGAGGTAGCATAATTTTCTCCCAATTTAAGTACATTTTGCAATTCATTATCTTTTATGTTTTAACTGTCCTTTTACTCACTAATTTGTGAGTAAATTTCAGTATTTGCAATGGGTTTATAAGTAACTAATGTGAATTAGTGGGGTTTTGTACCATAATTATGAAAATCTTCAGATTTCCTGTATTATGTATATGAAAAATTTTGGATC is a genomic window of Lepidochelys kempii isolate rLepKem1 chromosome 1, rLepKem1.hap2, whole genome shotgun sequence containing:
- the PCDH17 gene encoding protocadherin-17 isoform X5 — translated: MYLSICCFFFCWAPALTLKNLNYSVPEEQGAGTVIGNIGRDARLQAGAGGPAPAPPPPAERGGGRGAKSTFRVLENSAPHLLDVDGESGLLYTKQRIDREALCRRSAKCQLSLEVFANDQEICMIKVEIQDLNDNAPAFPSDQVDMDISENAAPGTRFPLTSAHDPDAGDNGLRTYLLTRDDYGLFSLDVKSRGDGTKFPELVIQKPLDREEQSHHTLVLTALDGGDPPRSGTVQLNVRLIDSNDNSPVFEAASYVVELPENAPLGTAVIDLNATDADEGTNGEVLYSFSGYAPERVRDLFSIDPQSGLIRVKSNLDYEESGLIEIDVQARDLGPNPIPAHCKVTVRLIDRNDNAPAIGFVSVRQGALSEAAPPGTVIALVRVTDRDSGKNGQLQCRVLGGGGAGAVPFALEENSDNFYTVVTDRPLDREAQDEYNVTILARDGGSPPLNSTKSFSVRILDENDNPPRFSKSLYVLQVPENNIPGEYLGSVLAQDPDLGQNGTVSYSILPGHVGDVSIYTYVSVNPTNGAIYALRSFNYEQTKHFEFRVLAKDSGSPHRESNATVRVTVLDVNDNAPLIVLPALINDTAELQVPRNAGVGYPVGTVHALDSDFGESGRLTYEIVEGNEEHLFEMDPTSGEIRTLHPYWEELSPVAELVVKVSDHGKPSLSAVAKLIVRALAGPLPEAGEPQVNGEQHRRPHWDLSLPLIVTLSTVSIILLAAMITIAVKCKRENKEIRTYNCRIAEYSHPQLGGGGGSSGGGGGGSGGGGKGKKKKISKNDIMLVPSEGEDSRGPLNVMNVVSSPSLATSPMYFDYQTRLPLSSPRSEVMYLKPASNNLTVPQGHVGCHTSFTGQGTNASEAPPSRMSIIQTDNFPAEPNYMGSRQQFVQSSSTFKDPERASLRDSGHGDSDQADSDQDTNKGSCCDMSVREALKMKTTSTKSQPLEQEQEECVNCTDECRVLGHSDRCWMPQFPTNNQAENADYRTNLFVPTVEANVETETYETVNPTGKKTFCTFGKDKREHTILIANVKPYLKAKRALSPLLQEVPSASSSPTKTCIEPCTSTKGPLDGCEVKSGALAESSSQYLSTDSQYLSPSKQSRDTPFIASDQMARVFADVHSRVSRDSSEMDSVLEQLDRSNRDLGRESVDAEEVVREIDKLLQDCRGSDPVAVRK
- the PCDH17 gene encoding protocadherin-17 isoform X2; this encodes MYLSICCFFFCWAPALTLKNLNYSVPEEQGAGTVIGNIGRDARLQAGAGGPAPAPPPPAERGGGRGAKSTFRVLENSAPHLLDVDGESGLLYTKQRIDREALCRRSAKCQLSLEVFANDQEICMIKVEIQDLNDNAPAFPSDQVDMDISENAAPGTRFPLTSAHDPDAGDNGLRTYLLTRDDYGLFSLDVKSRGDGTKFPELVIQKPLDREEQSHHTLVLTALDGGDPPRSGTVQLNVRLIDSNDNSPVFEAASYVVELPENAPLGTAVIDLNATDADEGTNGEVLYSFSGYAPERVRDLFSIDPQSGLIRVKSNLDYEESGLIEIDVQARDLGPNPIPAHCKVTVRLIDRNDNAPAIGFVSVRQGALSEAAPPGTVIALVRVTDRDSGKNGQLQCRVLGGGGAGAVPFALEENSDNFYTVVTDRPLDREAQDEYNVTILARDGGSPPLNSTKSFSVRILDENDNPPRFSKSLYVLQVPENNIPGEYLGSVLAQDPDLGQNGTVSYSILPGHVGDVSIYTYVSVNPTNGAIYALRSFNYEQTKHFEFRVLAKDSGSPHRESNATVRVTVLDVNDNAPLIVLPALINDTAELQVPRNAGVGYPVGTVHALDSDFGESGRLTYEIVEGNEEHLFEMDPTSGEIRTLHPYWEELSPVAELVVKVSDHGKPSLSAVAKLIVRALAGPLPEAGEPQVNGEQHRRPHWDLSLPLIVTLSTVSIILLAAMITIAVKCKRENKEIRTYNCRIAEYSHPQLGGGGGSSGGGGGGSGGGGKGKKKKISKNDIMLVPSEGEDSRGPLNVMNVVSSPSLATSPMYFDYQTRLPLSSPRSEVMYLKPASNNLTVPQGHVGCHTSFTGQGTNASEAPPSRMSIIQTDNFPAEPNYMGSRQQFVQSSTFKDPERASLRDSGHGDSDQADSDQDTNKGSCCDMSVREALKMKTTSTKSQPLEQAFPTLLSFAILTLHTITSRLQSVDLLLPEQLGRGQRPIVGICGPARCEEGKFSEQEECVNCTDECRVLGHSDRCWMPQFPTNNQAENADYRTNLFVPTVEANVETETYETVNPTGKKTFCTFGKDKREHTILIANVKPYLKAKRALSPLLQEVPSASSSPTKTCIEPCTSTKGPLDGCEVKSGALAESSSQYLSTDSQYLSPSKQSRDTPFIASDQMARVFADVHSRVSRDSSEMDSVLEQLDRSNRDLGRESVDAEEVVREIDKLLQDCRGSDPVAVRK
- the PCDH17 gene encoding protocadherin-17 isoform X1, whose translation is MYLSICCFFFCWAPALTLKNLNYSVPEEQGAGTVIGNIGRDARLQAGAGGPAPAPPPPAERGGGRGAKSTFRVLENSAPHLLDVDGESGLLYTKQRIDREALCRRSAKCQLSLEVFANDQEICMIKVEIQDLNDNAPAFPSDQVDMDISENAAPGTRFPLTSAHDPDAGDNGLRTYLLTRDDYGLFSLDVKSRGDGTKFPELVIQKPLDREEQSHHTLVLTALDGGDPPRSGTVQLNVRLIDSNDNSPVFEAASYVVELPENAPLGTAVIDLNATDADEGTNGEVLYSFSGYAPERVRDLFSIDPQSGLIRVKSNLDYEESGLIEIDVQARDLGPNPIPAHCKVTVRLIDRNDNAPAIGFVSVRQGALSEAAPPGTVIALVRVTDRDSGKNGQLQCRVLGGGGAGAVPFALEENSDNFYTVVTDRPLDREAQDEYNVTILARDGGSPPLNSTKSFSVRILDENDNPPRFSKSLYVLQVPENNIPGEYLGSVLAQDPDLGQNGTVSYSILPGHVGDVSIYTYVSVNPTNGAIYALRSFNYEQTKHFEFRVLAKDSGSPHRESNATVRVTVLDVNDNAPLIVLPALINDTAELQVPRNAGVGYPVGTVHALDSDFGESGRLTYEIVEGNEEHLFEMDPTSGEIRTLHPYWEELSPVAELVVKVSDHGKPSLSAVAKLIVRALAGPLPEAGEPQVNGEQHRRPHWDLSLPLIVTLSTVSIILLAAMITIAVKCKRENKEIRTYNCRIAEYSHPQLGGGGGSSGGGGGGSGGGGKGKKKKISKNDIMLVPSEGEDSRGPLNVMNVVSSPSLATSPMYFDYQTRLPLSSPRSEVMYLKPASNNLTVPQGHVGCHTSFTGQGTNASEAPPSRMSIIQTDNFPAEPNYMGSRQQFVQSSSTFKDPERASLRDSGHGDSDQADSDQDTNKGSCCDMSVREALKMKTTSTKSQPLEQAFPTLLSFAILTLHTITSRLQSVDLLLPEQLGRGQRPIVGICGPARCEEGKFSEQEECVNCTDECRVLGHSDRCWMPQFPTNNQAENADYRTNLFVPTVEANVETETYETVNPTGKKTFCTFGKDKREHTILIANVKPYLKAKRALSPLLQEVPSASSSPTKTCIEPCTSTKGPLDGCEVKSGALAESSSQYLSTDSQYLSPSKQSRDTPFIASDQMARVFADVHSRVSRDSSEMDSVLEQLDRSNRDLGRESVDAEEVVREIDKLLQDCRGSDPVAVRK
- the PCDH17 gene encoding protocadherin-17 isoform X6, with amino-acid sequence MYLSICCFFFCWAPALTLKNLNYSVPEEQGAGTVIGNIGRDARLQAGAGGPAPAPPPPAERGGGRGAKSTFRVLENSAPHLLDVDGESGLLYTKQRIDREALCRRSAKCQLSLEVFANDQEICMIKVEIQDLNDNAPAFPSDQVDMDISENAAPGTRFPLTSAHDPDAGDNGLRTYLLTRDDYGLFSLDVKSRGDGTKFPELVIQKPLDREEQSHHTLVLTALDGGDPPRSGTVQLNVRLIDSNDNSPVFEAASYVVELPENAPLGTAVIDLNATDADEGTNGEVLYSFSGYAPERVRDLFSIDPQSGLIRVKSNLDYEESGLIEIDVQARDLGPNPIPAHCKVTVRLIDRNDNAPAIGFVSVRQGALSEAAPPGTVIALVRVTDRDSGKNGQLQCRVLGGGGAGAVPFALEENSDNFYTVVTDRPLDREAQDEYNVTILARDGGSPPLNSTKSFSVRILDENDNPPRFSKSLYVLQVPENNIPGEYLGSVLAQDPDLGQNGTVSYSILPGHVGDVSIYTYVSVNPTNGAIYALRSFNYEQTKHFEFRVLAKDSGSPHRESNATVRVTVLDVNDNAPLIVLPALINDTAELQVPRNAGVGYPVGTVHALDSDFGESGRLTYEIVEGNEEHLFEMDPTSGEIRTLHPYWEELSPVAELVVKVSDHGKPSLSAVAKLIVRALAGPLPEAGEPQVNGEQHRRPHWDLSLPLIVTLSTVSIILLAAMITIAVKCKRENKEIRTYNCRIAEYSHPQLGGGGGSSGGGGGGSGGGGKGKKKKISKNDIMLVPSEGEDSRGPLNVMNVVSSPSLATSPMYFDYQTRLPLSSPRSEVMYLKPASNNLTVPQGHVGCHTSFTGQGTNASEAPPSRMSIIQTDNFPAEPNYMGSRQQFVQSSSTFKDPERASLRDSGHGDSDQADSDQDTNKGSCCDMSVREALKMKTTSTKSQPLEQAFPTLLSFAILTLHTITSRLQSVDLLLPARQRPKTHCWDLWTSPL